In Lates calcarifer isolate ASB-BC8 linkage group LG21, TLL_Latcal_v3, whole genome shotgun sequence, a single window of DNA contains:
- the si:dkey-260j18.2 gene encoding kelch-like protein 17: protein MNAVRGGTVTWRPQPWQDGDGGGGEPLSDSDSEEEDFPDDSTTPLGDYITHGLKQLLDAQQLCDVTLLVEGKKFMCHRVLLAAVSPYFRAMFTSPLVESRLTEIRLEEVTPSVMETVIQFVYTGEAGLSLDTAEDLFVAANRLQVMPLQDLCSRFLFEHLSVDNCLGMYSLARSHHDQLLLRASLRLVAQHFPRVARQKDFLLLDHGTLGSLLSSDRLGVDSEAEVYDAARRWAEHQPLDRYAHMPALLHHLRPGLLSQEESRRLSQELGPAAAGEGLGGPLRPREGMFEKKIVCVDLTPREDENLATRDYTVDCFDPRTGKWEKLAALGSLVSPGCTAVGDRLFVAGGILRTGSVSAAVHEYDAVLDRWVERPSMVQPRAMLGLLGCGESLFALGGSNRSALLDSSETLELTTLQWAPGPRLPLPLRAFACAALRGRLYLLGGTTLEQNRAVVHSGVLIYHTLTDCWTRVALDSGATCLAGGVAVRGGVCAIGGYMRDTTKFLDGNYTNLETLDATGRVLFFREGRGSGVEREVTGGGVMVTAEQRGGAGGGSDRAPSPVVFPGLPRRIAAGGVARWKRRIYVLGGENGSRFYDSVYCWKPGWRSWVQRREKLPGDTGGVSQFGCTTLKFPKKHILSRLRLAKENCKKAAD from the exons ATGAATGCTGTGCGGGGGGGCACAGTGACCTGGCGTCCCCAGCCGTGGCAGGACGGCGacgggggaggaggggagccTCTGTCGGACAGCGACTCGGAGGAGGAGGACTTCCCCGACGACAGCACCACCCCGCTGGGCGACTACATCACACATG GACTGAAGCAGCTCCTGGATGCTCAGCAGCTCTGCGACGTTACTCTACTTGTCGAGGGGAAGAAGTTCATGTGTCACAG agTCCTCTTGGCCGCTGTGAGCCCCTACTTCCGGGCCATGTTCACCAGCCCCCTGGTGGAGTCCCGCCTCACCGAGATCCGTCTGGAGGAGGTGACGCCATCCGTCATGGAGACGGTAATCCAGTTTGTGTACACCGGCGAGGCGGGGCTGTCCCTGGACACAGCAGAGGACCTGTTTGTGGCTGCCAACCGGCTTCAGGTGATGCCGCTTCAGGACCTGTGTTCCAG GTTTCTGTTTGAGCACCTCTCGGTTGATAACTGCCTGGGGATGTACTCTCTGGCTCGCTCTCACCACGATCAGCTGCTGCTTCGTGCTTCCCTGCGGCTGGTGGCCCAGCACTTCCCCCGGGTTGCCCGGCAGAAAGACTTCCTCCTCCTTGATCACGGCACCTTAGGCAGCCTCCTGAGCTCAGACCGCCTGGGGGTGGACTCCGAGGCGGAGGTTTATGACGCAGCGCGCCGCTGGGCCGAGCATCAGCCTTTGGACCGCTATGCGCACATGCCAGCGCTGCTTCACCACCTGCGGCCGGGGCTGCTGTCCCAGGAGGAGAGCCGAAGACTGAGCCAGGAGCTGGGGCCGGCGGCAGCTGGCGAGGGCCTCGGGGGGCCTCTGAGACCTCGGGAGGGGATGTTTGAGAAAAAGATCGTCTGTGTGGACCTGACGCCTCGGGAAGACGAGAATTTAGCCACGAGAGACTACACAGTGGACTGCTTCGATCCTCGGACAGGGAAGTGGGAGAAGTTGGCGGCGCTAGGATCACTTGTGAGTCCTGGTTGCACTGCGGTCGGTGACAGGCTGTTTGTAGCTGGTGGGATCCTGCGGACGGGCTCCGTGTCTGCAGCCGTGCATGAATACGATGCAGTGTTGGACCGCTGGGTAGAGCGGCCGTCGATGGTCCAGCCCAGGGCTATGCTCGGCCTGCTGGGCTGCGGGGAGTCGCTCTTTGCCTTGGGTGGCAGCAACCGCTCGGCTCTGCTGGACTCCAGTGAGACCCTGGAGCTGACTACGCTGCAGTGGGCTCCGGGGCCTCGGCTACCGCTCCCACTTCGCGCTTTTGCCTGCGCGGCGTTACGTGGACGACTTTACCTTCTGGGTGGAACCACGCTAGAACAGAACCGGGCCGTGGTCCACTCAGGCGTGCTTATTTATCACACCCTCACAGACTGCTGGACACGTGTGGCACTGGACTCTGGCGCCACCTGCCTCGCCGGAGGAGTAGCAGTGCGAGGGGGAGTCTGTGCAATTGGGGGATACATGAGGGACACCACCAAGTTCCTGGATGGAAACTACACTAATCTGGAGACCTTAGACGCCACTGGGCGCGTCCTGTTTTTCAGAGAGGGCAGGGGGTCCGGGGTGGAGAGGGAGGTGACTGGGGGCGGGGTGATGGTCACTGCAGAGCAGCGAGGGGGTGCGGGGGGTGGGAGCGACCGAGCCCCGAGCCCTGTGGTGTTTCCCGGGCTGCCTCGGCGGATAGCTGCCGGCGGTGTGGCCCGATGGAAAAGGAGGATTTACGTGCTGGGTGGGGAAAACGGTTCGCGGTTCTACGACAGCGTGTACTGTTGGAAGCCCGGCTGGCGCAGCTGGGTCCAGAGACGCGAAAAACTCCCCGGGGACACTGGAGGAGTGAGCCAGTTTGGGTGTACCACTTTAAAATTCCCTAAGAAACACATCCTGTCCAGACTGAGACTAGCCAAAGAAAACTGCAAGAAAGCCGCTGATTAG
- the LOC108874209 gene encoding parathymosin codes for MGILITAVLLWAAVGVGSRPVTSPLNDAKVECIIQETLNEDGSQHECVPKLTEELDEVQRHQGLLRELQKLADDEREREHEDEREKDYEYNLANDESDFEQRDEEEEKEEEKDEADTVKKTEEEKEEGETTRKRR; via the exons ATGGGAATTCTGATAACTGCAGTTTTGCTGTGGGCTGCCGTCGGGG TGGGAAGCCGGCCAGTAACCTCACCACTCAATGATGCAAAG GTTGAATGTATTATTCAGGAGACACTGAATGAAGACGGGTCACAACATGAGTGTGTCCCAAAGCTAACAG AGGAACTCGATGAGGTGCAAAGACATCAGGGTTTGCTCAGGGAGCTGCAGAAGTTGGCTGATGATG agagagaaagggagcaTGAGGACGAGAGGGAGAAGGATTACGAGTACAACTTGGCCAACGATGAGAGCGACTTTGagcagagggatgaggaggaggagaaggaggaggagaaagacgaGGCTgacactgtgaaaaaaacagaggaggaaaaggaggaagggGAGACGACACGAAAGAGAAGATGA
- the sars2 gene encoding serine--tRNA ligase, mitochondrial, with protein sequence MATRIGMVARVGGAALTVLKPVSRQCARQRTSVFVPHRLSHGVRSSLYEHVREGFSDKPELDMRAVCEETDKVIANVEGRKGDLRADDVRKIVCVWQELQAVRTEISELEKLKKHISETVKDLVNKNDKKALANVPEYTQALQKGRDTRNRLSQLLSREAVLDEEHYSRALRLPNTTHPDVPVGDESQAKVVELVGQKPEFDFKPRGHVELGEKLGLIRQRHLSHISGHRSYYLRGAGARLQIALQNFTLDTLQRRGFIPMVVPDMLKGAVFEGCGMQPNAHRSQVYSLDPARFPDLNLAGTGEVGVAGFFMDHAVNWKDLPVRTVCSSTCYRAETDTGRETWGLYRVHHFNKVEMFGVTADETGEESSQLLEEFVSLQKEMFSALELHYRVLDMPTQELGPPAHRKYDIEAWMPGRSSYGEISSGSNCTDYQSRRLNIVYEREDGSLQYAHTVNATACAIPRTIIAILETHQTKEGTVRVPRALQPYLGLEVIEKPKYVPLRYIGPNQHHRPPRPGPKTT encoded by the exons ATGGCGACGCGCATCGGCATGGTTGCGAGAGTCGGAGGCGCCGCTCTCACTGTACTGAAGCCGGTCTCCAGACAGTGTGCACGGCAGAGGACGAGCGTGTTCGTCCCGCACCGGTTGTCGCACGGAGTCCGGAGCAGTTTGTACGAACATGTCCGCGAGGGCTTCAGCGACAAACCCGAGCTGGACATGAGAGCGGTGTGCGAGGAGACCGACAAAGTCATAGCTAACGTGGAGGGGAGGAAGGGCGACCTGCGCGCGGACGATGTCAGGAAGATT GTATGTGTGTGGCAGGAGCTCCAGGCGGTGAGGACAGAGATCTCTGAGCTGGAGAAGCTaaagaaacacatcagtgaaaCAGTCAAAGACCTAGTG AACAAGAACGACAAGAAAGCTCTCGCCAAC GTCCCAGAGTACACCCAGGCTCTGCAGAAGGGTCGAGACACTCGCAACAGGCTGAGCCAGCTCCTCTCCAGAGAGGCCGTGCTGGATGAGGAGCACTACAGCCGAGCGCTCAGACTGCCCAACACCACACACCCTGACGTG ccAGTTGGAGATGAGAGCCAGGCGAAGGTGGTGGAGCTGGTCGGGCAGAAACCAG AGTTTGACTTCAAGCCCAGAGGCCACGTGGAGCTCGGGGAGAAGCTGGGTCTCATCAGGCAGAG GCATCTGTCTCACATTTCAGGCCACAGGTCCTATTATCTTAGGGGGGCAGGGGCCAGACTTCAGATCGCACTCCAGAACTTCACCCTCGACACCCTGCAGCGACGG GGCTTCATTCCCATGGTTGTACCTGACATGTTGAAGGGGGCGGTGTTT GAGGGTTGTGGGATGCAGCCCAACGCTCATCGTTCTCAGGTCTACTCGCTGGACCCGGCTCGTTTCCCGGATCTCAACCTGGCTGGGACCGGAGAGGTCGGGGTGGCAG GTTTTTTCATGGATCATGCAGTAAACTGGAAGGACCTGCCTGTCAG gaccGTGTGCAGCAGCACCTGCTACAGAGCAGAGACCGACACCGGCAGAGAGACGTGGGGCCTCTACAGAGTTCATCACTTCAACAAG gttgaGATGTTTGGGGTGACGGCGGatgagacaggagaggagagttctcagctgctggaggagttTGTCTCTTTACAGAAGGAGATGTTCTCTGCACTGGAGTTACACTACAG aGTGCTGGACATGCCGACACAGGAGCTGGGCCCTCCTGCTCACAGGAAGTACGACATCGAAGCCTGGATGCCGGGGAGGAGCAGCTATGGAGAG ATTTCCAGCGGGTCCAACTGCACCGACTACCAGAGCAGACGCCTCAACATCGTATATGAGAGAGAAGACGGCAGCCTGCAGTACGCCCACACA GTGAATGCTACAGCATGTGCCATCCCCCGAACCATCATCGCCATCTTGGAGACTCACCAGACAAAA GAGGGAACAGTGCGTGTCCCCCGAGCCCTGCAGCCTTATTTGGGTCTCGAAGTGATCGAGAAGCCGAAGTACGTTCCGCTGAGATACATCGGACCAAACCAGCACCATCGACCACCCAGACCTGGTCCTAAGACTACATGA